In a genomic window of Agarivorans albus:
- a CDS encoding AAA family ATPase: MARLIIVCGATGAGKTTYSLSICEDIGAVKFSIDPWMQTLFAKDMVELDFSWMMERVERCYQQIWEVSEQILALGGNVVLDLGFTTKALRDIFVNHAKALKINAEVHYIEAASETRKQRVAKRNMEKDPKVYSFEVTDMMFDFMEGKFEVPDDMELEHGCKVSL; this comes from the coding sequence ATGGCTAGGCTAATTATAGTTTGCGGCGCAACAGGGGCAGGTAAGACAACCTATTCTCTCTCTATTTGTGAAGACATTGGCGCTGTTAAATTCTCGATAGATCCTTGGATGCAGACGCTATTTGCTAAGGATATGGTGGAGCTCGATTTCTCGTGGATGATGGAGCGGGTAGAGCGTTGCTACCAGCAAATATGGGAAGTGAGTGAGCAAATTTTAGCATTAGGTGGAAACGTTGTTCTCGATTTAGGTTTTACTACCAAAGCGCTACGAGACATTTTTGTAAATCATGCTAAGGCTTTGAAAATAAATGCTGAAGTTCACTACATAGAAGCTGCGTCGGAAACACGAAAGCAGCGAGTCGCTAAACGCAATATGGAAAAAGACCCTAAAGTATATTCCTTTGAAGTTACCGACATGATGTTTGACTTTATGGAAGGCAAGTTCGAGGTGCCTGATGACATGGAGTTAGAGCATGGCTGCAAGGTGAGCTTATAA
- a CDS encoding cysteine hydrolase family protein: MKSAVLVIDVQSILFDPEPQPFESQVVLNKINQVTSLARAKSVPVIFIQHEHANSVIEYGTEGWALQSSLVTQTGDHFVRKTTPDSFLNTNLEELLKELAVDSLIMCGYASEFCVDTTVRRAAGLGYPVVLVSDAHTTHDKEHASGAQIRAHHNATLANISSFGVKIEAIETAKLWP, translated from the coding sequence ATGAAATCTGCAGTATTGGTTATTGATGTTCAGTCGATTTTATTCGACCCAGAACCTCAACCATTTGAGTCTCAAGTGGTTCTTAACAAGATAAATCAAGTTACCAGTTTGGCGCGCGCAAAGTCTGTCCCGGTAATCTTTATTCAGCACGAACATGCCAATTCTGTCATTGAGTATGGAACCGAGGGCTGGGCATTGCAGTCTAGCCTAGTAACTCAAACGGGTGATCATTTTGTTCGCAAAACCACTCCCGATTCGTTTCTAAATACCAACCTTGAAGAGTTATTGAAAGAGCTAGCCGTTGATAGCCTAATTATGTGTGGCTATGCCTCTGAGTTTTGTGTGGATACCACTGTTCGCAGAGCGGCTGGTTTAGGCTATCCGGTAGTGTTGGTCTCTGATGCTCACACAACTCACGATAAAGAGCACGCTAGTGGCGCTCAGATTCGAGCCCACCATAACGCTACCCTAGCTAATATCTCTAGTTTTGGTGTAAAGATAGAAGCAATAGAGACTGCTAAGCTTTGGCCGTGA
- a CDS encoding glycosyltransferase family 2 protein encodes MPATIQEIDMPNLVNSQPICSVVIPTYNCLSYLKQALASVEQQNVDKLEVIVVDDNSSDGTWQWLQNQQQKTPHLRSIKLSGKGPAVARNIAIQQAKAPLIAFLDADDIWLAGKLQRQIEFHQAKPELSFSFTDYRHVGENGEDRGTCFEFWPNYQALSQQQKGYQLKPDAAASLFAENVVGTSTVMASRTALLKCFAFDEQLPSAEDWDLWLKLALLGPVGISNHVDCEYLMRDGSESSKSQLRIKAMHIIYQRYAQAVKQQSPKALAQAKARIATAEAELYNEQSLRLSAIFSRVQALYYSPNRRRIIETLADTRNLLMLR; translated from the coding sequence ATGCCAGCTACTATCCAGGAGATTGATATGCCTAACTTAGTGAATAGCCAACCCATATGCAGTGTAGTGATCCCTACTTACAATTGTTTGAGCTACTTAAAACAAGCCTTAGCAAGCGTTGAACAACAAAACGTAGATAAGCTGGAAGTTATTGTAGTAGACGACAACTCTAGCGATGGCACCTGGCAATGGCTGCAAAACCAACAACAAAAAACACCGCATCTACGCAGCATTAAACTCAGCGGCAAAGGCCCGGCAGTGGCTCGTAATATCGCCATTCAACAAGCAAAAGCGCCACTTATTGCTTTTTTAGATGCCGATGACATTTGGTTAGCAGGCAAACTACAACGCCAAATCGAATTTCATCAAGCAAAGCCTGAGTTAAGCTTTAGTTTTACCGATTACCGTCATGTGGGAGAAAATGGCGAAGACCGAGGCACTTGCTTCGAGTTTTGGCCAAACTACCAAGCCCTAAGCCAACAACAAAAGGGCTACCAACTTAAACCCGATGCCGCAGCAAGTTTGTTTGCAGAAAACGTGGTTGGCACCTCTACGGTAATGGCATCACGCACAGCCTTACTAAAATGCTTCGCTTTTGATGAGCAACTGCCCTCGGCAGAAGATTGGGACTTGTGGCTAAAGTTGGCATTACTAGGCCCTGTTGGCATTAGCAACCATGTTGATTGCGAATACCTAATGCGCGATGGTTCTGAAAGCAGTAAAAGTCAGCTACGCATTAAAGCCATGCACATTATCTATCAGCGCTATGCGCAAGCAGTAAAACAGCAATCACCAAAAGCTTTAGCTCAAGCCAAAGCTCGCATCGCCACCGCAGAAGCGGAGTTATACAATGAACAAAGCCTGCGGCTATCAGCAATATTCTCAAGAGTTCAAGCTCTTTACTATTCCCCAAATCGCCGACGCATTATAGAAACCTTAGCGGACACCCGTAATTTGTTAATGCTGAGATAG